The Venturia canescens isolate UGA chromosome 4, ASM1945775v1, whole genome shotgun sequence genomic interval TTATTCTCCCTTCGTCCCTTTCCTTTCGCTTTATTCACTTAAAATCACATCCCTCAGCACATTCATTCTTCAACCTTTATGCACTTTCCTCGAGGAATGTATCGGCCTGCAACGAAGATCTGGTTATACTAGAAAATATAGCAATCATTATtgtttcctgtttttttcacactcattATTAGTCTGTAAAAAGTGTTATGTTAAGCATTCATCTCATTCTCGttcgtttttaattgttttaacaCTGTACTTAAgtgaacgatgaaaatgacTACTTTATCCCCTGTATAATTTTCTCTTTGTCACCCatcatcatttttcgtttatctgcttttgtttttttctcgttttctttttcttacaAAACATATTTGCCATTATTGTAGCGACGACCGAGGAGATTTGACGTACCGTGGACATTGTTTCGAACAAGAGatttatttatcaaaaatatagGCTCGACACGAACAAAAGATTAGACGATTTTCGTCATCAGGCATTTGAAGATTCACCCGATTAATTCTAATTTCTAATATTTTACATAAATATGTATCTTTCgacaatataatttttaatttaagaaaaaaaaacaaaaaaatctatacACGGGTAcattaacataaaaaaatgcatcaaACAATCCCGAATCGCGtcgattttcttttccaaTTTCAACCAGTCGTAATATATGgcaatgaaacgaaaaaaaaagcgtcAACAAACGGTGTAGTGCTTTAAAATCGAAAGACAtaaatacaaaagtcgaaagtTGCGACGTTGCGTGTCCTCCTCCATTTTCTCACATTTCTTaagttgttaaaaaaaaaaaacaaatgcgtGAAAAATATGACCGGGTAAAGTTCAAAGTTCAATATGACAccggaaaagaaaaacatgttttcttcaaaaattctaCATCgtataaaatagaaaaatctaTTCTTACGTTGTTGTTTTCGAAACTCCCAGAACTGCATAAAATAACGGTTAACATTACTTTAGAATTAGCGGAAAATTGGACACTGActactttgattttttttctaataattcCTAATCTaagtttttatcgaatcagAATAACCGAAAATATCAAGAAACCATTGTATCAGtacgaaagaaaattattggcgGAGGAAATGAATCACAGCAAATCAAGGGACTATTCTaagttgtataaaaaaaaaaaaatcagctcgTAGTCTTGCGTAGTCGATGTTCAATTTTTCACTACCattcacacacgcacacacaattAATGTTTGAAAATAAGTTCAAAACTATAACGTGAGACACAGTTTAGAACATTTTGAACTCTCAGATATTCcgaagaaaacaaaacttctttcgTAACGACAGTGTATCAAATCTCCACGATTCTTGTCGAGTAGTatccttttttctatcatagaatcaacattttttcttccttctttaTGACTCCTCGTCACCTATCGATTATTACTTTTTGTTTAAAGAAGCACAGAACACCAGTATAATAAGCATGATAGACTATTCCAAATCACCTGGCGAATTCTTCGTGCTCAAGAGACACGCTGGTTCGTGTGTCTATGTatttatgtgtgtgtgtgtgtacaagTCGTAGTTTAACTTGGATATTAGATTATGGACAAGAATGTTCAGGATAATATACATAGATAACATTGTTTTCTCTTGTTTCTCGATCCGGCCCGCTCGGGCGCGATGAAAATGCTTTTGACTGCATTAATTTATGTATgtgtttatttatatttatatatattcgttTAAAACTATCATATTAGAGCTCAAACTCCATCATTCCCTTTAGTGTTTTTAGGTACTTTAGATGCTATTTAGgtacaaatattttatcatcTATTGTTGCTggttcttcatattttttctcatttgtttCTTTCGTCATAATCATCgtaaaacgaataataaaacgaaaagtGTACGAAATGTGACTTATGTCGTCGTGTCCTCATGCGTGCCTCCGTCCTGCTCCAAACGGGAAGAACCGCAAACACGACATTTGCAGCACACGATACAAGGAGCCGCGAGTAATAACAGAGGCGAAGCGACCAATAGCAGCAGCCCGAAGCCGGCGAATATTCCGATTACTTGTGTTCTGTGCCATATCACAGACGCCCTCGAATGACCCAATTTGTTTTTACACGGACCTTTGTCATAATGCCGCAACAAAAAATCGTCCtgcaaaataatcgatttatacatcattttttcaaaaagtatgGGCAAAGTTCATGTTCGTTAGATTAATAACGAAGCGATTTTTCCGAttacttaatttttttatttctaccaTTAACTAATAAGTGAATGTCGAAATCCTTTTTGTCATTcacgcgttgaaaaaaaattagctcGTCAAagatcaactaaaaaaaaaactctactAAAAGTATGTCTGGTCAAACGAGTCTGAACTTTTAATGATTTAATGTTCGTAGAGTTTGTTCACTAGTCATTTTTAGCAGATTTTTCACGGACGTTACAACTCCTTCGTCAAAATGATTCCCTTTGGATTTTTCTATGATTACGTACTTCTAGTCAAATTTCAGAAAGTTCAAGGGATGATCCAGAATTGAACATGTCCACAATTTTCTAAACAATTCCATTATTAATTCGGTAAATACTATTATAGCTCTGAGCGTAcgttttccaagttttcatttccaatgaCCTTTCAAAAAGCTTAAGGAGGTCATCCCGTGTGGCAGCGAATCaaattttgtagaaaaaaaatatgctgCGAGATGACAATCTACAATCAACCTACATCCTGTGAGAtgacaaatattttcaacttcAATAATGCAATGATGGAAACGGCTCATGTCATTTGTTTATAACcaaatgaaaacgaaatttctttggttgacagtgaaaatatttttttcaagagatgacaaaataaatgtaattttttcaactctacCGTCCAAAAATATTCATAGCAAACATTTGATTTGTTAGCACTAATTGCGAGCTCAACATTTTGCACAAAAACTCACATCTAAAGAGGCCAAGCAATACCAGCAAAACACGTGTTTGCATCTTTTGCACATCATTTGAGCGCAACCTTCGTCTTTTTCGATAGGCACTGAACACATTGGACAACATTTTATATGATCATTGTCAAACGGTATGCCAAGTGGGAAGTTTGGACAAGGGCCGTTGTGCCATGGTTCACGACAGACCGAACAAAAGTCTGTTGAACAATTTGGACAGTGAACTGGCCCAGGTGATACACCTCCGCTACCACCACTAGTTACTGAACAGATTGTTTCGCAGCCAGCTCGAGGACACCAGGCTCGTTCTTTGTCCATCGATACATctgtaaaataaattaaatacaattttttatgcaCAAAACTTTTACGTCACATTTTATTCGCCTTGTACAAGACTTTCGTTCAACAAGAATTACTTTATCCCAAATTTCTAATTtcccaaaaatatttttactcgCAACGTTACCCTCCAAAATTGATTctcaaaaaatgttaaaagttTTTGACGCTAAAAAATTACGACTTTCAAATATCTGAGCctcttaaaaaattataaattatcATACTTCTTGATTGCTACTGACCTCTGTTCAAACGGAACTTGTGATGTTTTTCCATCAATTCTGGACTGACGAGGGTAGCAATCTCCTTTAAGGATAACACACTTGCCCAATCGCACTGGGCATCGGGGCAACTTATCTCATAAGCACCctcttcaatttcaaattctacATAATCTTTCATACACTAGAACATGAAAAGGAAgaacaatatttattgatacAGTCATTCAGCTATGATATCAAAGTTAACATTGAAAGCATAAAATAAGAATACATTTCAAGTTATtgatagaattattttttgtctctcAGCTATACTTCTGATCAACGTTCATGCAGGGTTTCCGAGTACCAACCAAAGAAAGCGTTTGATGATGCAGTAGAGATTCATAGCAGATCTTAAGaattaatattaaaaagattaaaaagaggttaaatttttttgttttcccacATGCAGATGggacaaaaaataatggtataaaaaatatatgttgtATAACTATTAATTTCGATTTTGTTCATTTGGAAATTATATTGATGATTGAATTTGgaatgacattttttattgactAACAAACAATTCATTTCTCATGGATCATATAAATACTGTTGAAATGCATTGgttatttttccaaatattcatagtttctcaatatttttcattgcaaaTGACGATTCAACATTAGTGCCtacattaaaattaaaaacacgttttgtgccattcattttctaGGCCAAATTTCTTGAATCTGCTAATCTGGTCCATAGTTAGTCATTTACCAAGTTCTCAAACacaataatttcaattgattaaTAATTTCTTACAGTTGAAtagattaagaaaaaaaactgttcggatattctcaattttttgtcCCTAAGAATGAGCAAAGTGTATCAGGATTAACATGCGAAGTTACAAAGTCTATttaatcaagaattttcagaTAGAAATGCTGTGTTAAGTGTTCTGACAAGAAAGAACCAAATGGAAATTAAGACGTGGATTAACAATGATAAATAGCagagaaggaaaaatgaaaaaggatgtatgaaaaaaagaagatgCGAAATAAGAtttgaatgataaaaaaaataagaggTTGCAAAGATGTAGTTAAAGAGATGTTGAAGAAAAGCGAAAGGCTCACGTCTTTGCAATAGAAGCAGCCGCAGCCTTCaattctgaatatttttgaaagagAAACATCTGCGAGGCAGAGTTTGCAGAGAAATTGTCCAGTCGTTTGTTGAGATGAGGCAGGGACGAAATTGCCAGCGGCAAGGCTATATCTGGAGCTGGAAGCAAGGGACAGAAGACTGGAGCATCGGGAACAAACTCTGCTCCGATTGATCGGTCTACTTTCAAGGGCCAAAGTGCTAAGTCCAACAGCAGTTTCACACTTTCTGAGAGCGCCAGGTCCAAGACTGAGCCAACTGCCCTTTCCTGCTTCTAAACTAGCACTGCTTTCAGGCCTTAGGAGAGGAGCGTCGGCTCCTTTGCTTGAAACACTCCTCTCCGCCAAGCTTAAATTGATGGCGCTGGTCTCTTTTCTTAAAATGGGCAATTTGATGCCAGCCAATTTGTTACTTTtagtttcattgttttttttctggctTGTTGAGTTGTTCTTAGCGGGTTGATTGACAGTAGTCACAGAACTGGTAGCAGTGCCCATATCCATTGGGTTTGCTCGTCGTACGACGAGCAGATGTAGGCTAGGCATCCCCTGATTACCAAAAAGTAGATATTTTGTTTCTCTACCCTCGCAGCCCTTTTTCCAATCTTAACATCTCCGTTTTCCTACAGTCTTTCGCATGAGcgacgaaaataaacaaagaaatgaagaaaaaaaaacaccaaatAAACGATGAGAAATCACTCGTTAGTTTTGAATCGTCGTGGATAGAACCTTCGATCGTGTACAGATTGAGAATTGGTACACAAACACTTTGCCACTAAAATATTCtttcctttaaaaaaaaaatttttaaataccaCTCGCAAAGTGCACTCGTTTTaagtgcgaaaaaaaaacaccacaGCACATACAAATTCACATACACACTTAGTGAGATCGCCCAAAAGTTTCGCGCAAAGATCCTCGCTGCTATATCCACTGTATAAATCCGCAGTGCACTGTTTTCTCGGCGAAGAAagcaataaaaacaaaaaagtcgatttgaatttttgcaaaaacaaTGACGATGACGGAAGCGTCGCGGATTTGTAATGTATGTTAAGTGTGTGTCTGTTTTTCTCCGTGTCTCCACATATATGTACACGTACCCGTACGCATATATATTCATGTATTTGTAGATATTGCGtgtgtatataaaaatatatacatatacgtatatattgcGAATGCAGTTGTGTATCGAAGGGGCTTTAGCGCCAGACGTGACGATTAATCGTTGTGTTATGAACGACAAAGATAGATAATAAATTTTGCggcgttcgaaaaaaatacgatcatACGAACACACACATGTATATCATATACGTATaaagtactttttttctttctttatgtGTACATCGTCGCTGTTTCAACCGATCGTACATCTTTTTCACTCATTACTTTAATGCTCGCGATATTCGTCATCATCTAGCACTATTTGTCGGGGTTGAACACCGTGTCACCGTGTATATGTTTCGGTTTTTCTCCATCAACAGTCTTCAATGCTTGACATAGTTGGCACCGCGCACTCATAACTGTGCGCACTGCTTTAACTTCGCGGAACAGGATGGTTTCTCGCACAAGCCAATATTTTTACGTATATACACTTGTCCATATATTCCCACATATATACGTGTAAATTCGTTATAAAGTGTTGAGTCGACTAAACCACCCATAGGTAAAAGTCACTCAATATACCACTATCACTCAATACCACTCGGTACGACTTTAATACACTATACTTTCACccatatattgtttttttgttttcttccctCCCCCACCCTCTTGTTTTTCGTACACACCAAAGATCACATACAGATGAGCTGCTGAATAAAAATCATCTcgccttttttatttcaaggtATATTTTGTTGCAGCTAGTCAAGCGATCGACTGTGCTTGTTCAGTTCTGATTATTTCGTTTGAGAAAACTCCAATGCAATTCTAATATTGTGTCAAAATCTAAATATACCGTGTTACATCCATTTCCTTGTGTGGCAGCTATTTGCATCggttttattttataacaaaTCGAATTCTCGCTACTGCTCAATTATCTTATGGCTAACCTCAAAATATGTCGACTCTTCTATTTTAGTacattttatcgtttttatttctcttatcatgttttatttattgtatTGTTTCGTTGACAGATTAGTTAAAAACAAATCCATGTGCTTCGATGGAAATTCTAAATTACAAATATAATACAGTCACGCCCAAACGAAACGCATCACTTTCAATATATATAGCGTTACAA includes:
- the LOC122409558 gene encoding probable E3 ubiquitin-protein ligase RNF144A, which encodes MPSLHLLVVRRANPMDMGTATSSVTTVNQPAKNNSTSQKKNNETKSNKLAGIKLPILRKETSAINLSLAERSVSSKGADAPLLRPESSASLEAGKGSWLSLGPGALRKCETAVGLSTLALESRPINRSRVCSRCSSLLSLASSSRYSLAAGNFVPASSQQTTGQFLCKLCLADVSLSKIFRIEGCGCFYCKDCMKDYVEFEIEEGAYEISCPDAQCDWASVLSLKEIATLVSPELMEKHHKFRLNRDVSMDKERAWCPRAGCETICSVTSGGSGGVSPGPVHCPNCSTDFCSVCREPWHNGPCPNFPLGIPFDNDHIKCCPMCSVPIEKDEGCAQMMCKRCKHVFCWYCLASLDDDFLLRHYDKGPCKNKLGHSRASVIWHRTQVIGIFAGFGLLLLVASPLLLLAAPCIVCCKCRVCGSSRLEQDGGTHEDTTT